The Luteolibacter rhizosphaerae region TCCAGCCCGCTGAAGGGCTCGTCCAGCAGCAGGATGTTCCCGCGCTTCGGATCGATCGAATATTCCGCCACGATCAGGTGCGTCTTGCGGCGGTTGCCGGTAGAGAGTTTCCCGTAGGGCTTGCGCACGTCCAATTCCATCGAGGTCGCCAGCTCGATCGCGGCCTTCCGCTTGTCCGCCGGTAGCATCGCGTTGAAAATCCCCGTGACCGTGATCTCCGGGTCGAAGCGCAGGTCTTCGGCCAGGAACTGAATCTTGCCCGTCGCTTCAAAAGCTCCGCCCATCGGCTTAAGGGTTTTCGAAACTGTCCGGAGCAGGGTGGTCTTGCCGCGACCATTGCGGGCGATCAGAAAATGCGTTCCGCCGCCCAGCACGATCTCTTCTGCCGCCGAGGCCAGAGGCTTCCCGTAGCCGATCGTCAGACCGGCCTGAAGCTTTAGCTGTGGAGGCTCAAAATTCATGCTCTTTGCAATCCAATGCTGCGATTTTCTACCCGGCGCAGGGCAGATATTCAAGTTTAATTAAATATCTGGCGTGCCGATGGGTCTAGGCTTTAGGAATTTTTTGTGAATGAAGCAATAAATTTTTGAACATTTTCCAAAGTTCTTGGTCATCAAGCCTTGGGGGTGGCCCTTTCCGACCGAAAATGACCCGATCTAGCAGACTTTTTGCTGCATGACACGGAATCGCGGTATTCCTGATGAGGTTATTGAAGAGTTGGCACGCTGAAATTTCAGCAGGAAGGGTGCCTCAGCGTGGGTTGCACGATTCAACTT contains the following coding sequences:
- a CDS encoding ATP-binding cassette domain-containing protein, which codes for MNFEPPQLKLQAGLTIGYGKPLASAAEEIVLGGGTHFLIARNGRGKTTLLRTVSKTLKPMGGAFEATGKIQFLAEDLRFDPEITVTGIFNAMLPADKRKAAIELATSMELDVRKPYGKLSTGNRRKTHLIVAEYSIDPKRGNILLLDEPFSGLDAYAREIFENIWRTSSDGVLRLVSCHPDYDSMGMPSAIVIQGEGIRHTTGSEQTWSHLKQQLN